A genomic region of Nostoc sp. UHCC 0702 contains the following coding sequences:
- a CDS encoding TldD/PmbA family protein produces MKIDELSALEISFNQLIETLLIKKTVSEQFTVKLSSERSQFTRFNHAKVRQTGCVADGWIELTLMGEQRSSSRQFPFTGNCDVDWQLAYEALQELREELTLLPVDPYLVLPTENNTSREVHSGKLLAAEAVVPTILELVAKLDFTGLYAGGVVVKGYGDSNGQKHWFTTNSFTLDYSLFTNSGQAVKGTFAGSDWDEQAYIAKINEAKKQLKLLDNSTKELPRGQYKTYFAPAAVADLLMMLSWGAVSEADIQQGNSALASLARQEKQLSPKFSLKENFQLGKVPRFNELGEMAAPELAIIEKGILVNTLVNSRTAKEYQKIANGANSSETLRTPEVSPGNLVFEQILPSLDTGLYVSNLHYLNWSDRPNGRITGMTRYACFWVENGEIVAPIENLRFDESLYRFWGENLVDLTNFQEFIPEVGTYDGRQLGGSLVPGMLVNDFTYTL; encoded by the coding sequence ATGAAAATTGACGAATTATCAGCTTTAGAAATCAGCTTTAATCAACTAATTGAAACTTTGCTGATCAAAAAAACAGTAAGTGAACAATTCACTGTGAAACTAAGTAGTGAACGTAGTCAATTTACTCGTTTTAATCATGCCAAAGTACGACAAACTGGTTGTGTTGCTGATGGTTGGATCGAACTGACTTTGATGGGAGAACAGCGTAGCAGTTCTCGCCAGTTTCCCTTTACCGGAAATTGTGACGTAGACTGGCAATTGGCATACGAAGCTTTGCAGGAATTACGTGAAGAACTGACTTTGTTACCCGTCGATCCTTATTTGGTTTTGCCAACAGAAAATAATACTAGTAGAGAAGTACATTCTGGAAAATTGTTGGCGGCGGAAGCAGTAGTACCAACAATATTGGAATTAGTTGCGAAATTAGATTTTACTGGCTTATATGCTGGAGGAGTAGTAGTTAAAGGATATGGTGATTCTAACGGTCAAAAGCACTGGTTTACTACCAATTCTTTTACCTTAGATTATTCTTTATTTACTAATTCAGGGCAAGCTGTTAAAGGGACTTTTGCTGGCAGTGATTGGGATGAACAGGCTTATATAGCTAAAATTAACGAAGCAAAAAAACAATTAAAACTCCTTGATAATTCTACTAAAGAATTGCCACGGGGACAGTATAAAACTTATTTTGCACCTGCTGCTGTTGCCGATTTATTAATGATGCTTTCTTGGGGGGCTGTGAGTGAAGCAGACATTCAACAAGGAAACAGTGCTTTAGCTTCTCTGGCACGTCAAGAAAAACAGCTTTCCCCAAAATTTAGTTTAAAAGAAAACTTTCAATTAGGGAAAGTACCGCGATTTAATGAATTAGGAGAAATGGCAGCACCAGAATTAGCAATAATAGAAAAAGGTATTTTAGTTAATACTTTAGTCAATTCCCGCACTGCTAAAGAATATCAAAAAATTGCCAATGGTGCGAATAGTTCAGAAACCTTACGGACGCCAGAGGTGAGTCCGGGAAATTTAGTATTTGAACAGATTCTTCCCAGTTTAGATACAGGCTTATATGTATCGAATTTGCATTACTTGAATTGGAGCGATCGCCCAAATGGTAGAATTACAGGTATGACTCGTTACGCTTGTTTTTGGGTGGAGAACGGTGAAATAGTCGCCCCTATCGAAAACTTGCGTTTTGATGAAAGTCTCTACCGCTTTTGGGGAGAAAACCTAGTAGACCTGACCAATTTTCAAGAATTTATCCCCGAAGTTGGAACATACGATGGTCGTCAACTTGGAGGTAGTCTTGTTCCTGGTATGTTAGTAAACGATTTTACTTATACTTTGTAA
- a CDS encoding TldD/PmbA family protein, whose product MWSELKKAIATFDIPADWIGIRAVKENSTTRYVRDALPQENGKTSTVGAMLEVLVNGCLGYAATNSLELPSLQSAAETAYKQALAASLWWIYPFRESERPKVVGEYKSSFLQPLDTLSPGEINDLLIRICQGLKINDKIVQTSASANTNERETWFVSSNGSEVYQKIISLETNFGATAQDGGIVQQRSNNGWQAHCYQGGLELLQTQDLWQRVQQVGEQAIELLRAEECPTTRTNLVLASDQMMLQIHESVGHPLEIDRILGDERNYAGGSFVNKSDFGKLVYGSPLMNITFDPTVPGEFASYSFDDTGAVATREYLIKEGVLQRGLGSLESQARAGVPGVACARACSWNRPAIDRMANLNLEPGNVSFEEMIAGIEHGVYMESNRSWSIDDRRYKFQFGCEYAKLIENGKFTKTLRNPNYRATTPEFWHSLIQLADAANWQMYGTAYCGKGEPNQAISVGHGSPACLFANVEVFGGGS is encoded by the coding sequence ATGTGGTCTGAACTCAAAAAAGCGATCGCTACTTTTGATATTCCCGCTGATTGGATTGGGATTAGGGCTGTTAAGGAAAATTCCACTACCCGCTATGTTCGGGATGCCTTACCCCAAGAGAACGGCAAAACCTCCACTGTAGGAGCCATGCTGGAGGTTTTGGTAAATGGGTGTCTAGGTTATGCAGCTACCAACTCTTTAGAATTACCATCCTTACAATCTGCTGCCGAAACAGCGTATAAACAAGCACTAGCAGCTAGCTTGTGGTGGATATATCCGTTTCGTGAAAGTGAACGCCCCAAGGTTGTGGGTGAATATAAATCTTCGTTTTTACAGCCATTAGATACTCTCAGTCCTGGGGAAATCAACGATTTACTGATTCGTATTTGCCAGGGTCTAAAAATTAACGACAAAATTGTGCAAACCAGCGCTAGCGCTAATACTAACGAGCGAGAGACTTGGTTTGTGAGCAGTAATGGCTCAGAAGTATATCAAAAAATCATATCTTTAGAGACTAATTTTGGTGCTACTGCCCAAGATGGGGGAATTGTCCAGCAACGTAGTAACAACGGTTGGCAAGCACATTGTTACCAAGGTGGGTTAGAACTTTTACAGACACAAGACTTATGGCAGCGGGTGCAGCAAGTTGGGGAACAAGCAATAGAATTATTGAGAGCAGAAGAATGCCCAACCACGCGCACCAATTTAGTTTTAGCCTCAGACCAAATGATGCTGCAAATCCATGAAAGTGTGGGGCATCCCCTAGAAATCGACCGAATTTTAGGGGATGAGCGTAACTATGCTGGAGGCAGCTTTGTTAACAAAAGTGATTTTGGCAAACTAGTATATGGTTCGCCGTTGATGAACATTACTTTTGACCCCACCGTACCAGGAGAATTTGCCAGTTATAGCTTTGATGACACTGGTGCTGTAGCAACACGAGAGTATTTAATCAAAGAAGGTGTACTTCAGCGGGGTTTGGGCAGTCTGGAGAGTCAAGCAAGAGCAGGTGTACCCGGAGTAGCTTGTGCGCGTGCTTGCTCATGGAATCGTCCGGCGATTGATCGTATGGCAAACTTGAATTTAGAGCCTGGAAACGTCAGCTTTGAAGAAATGATCGCTGGCATAGAACACGGCGTTTACATGGAGTCTAATCGGTCTTGGTCAATTGACGATCGCCGTTATAAATTTCAGTTTGGTTGTGAGTATGCGAAATTGATTGAAAACGGTAAATTTACCAAAACCCTGCGTAATCCCAACTATCGAGCTACAACTCCCGAATTTTGGCACAGCTTAATCCAGCTAGCAGATGCAGCCAATTGGCAAATGTACGGTACTGCTTACTGTGGCAAAGGCGAACCAAATCAAGCCATTTCCGTAGGACATGGTTCACCTGCTTGCCTATTTGCTAACGTCGAAGTTTTTGGCGGAGGAAGTTGA
- a CDS encoding AI-2E family transporter: MKRQAISLSDLLLIVAVGFLVVILWQLRSLLVTLMIAVVLAAAIAPIVNAAERLRLPRWLGVILVYISLIAGLIGAGLIIGPPVSEQTERLVSRLPAYLENLQIAAENLAVRMGITQIESIEQFFDIQALTNWVFRSSQQLVIRSFGLTRGFLGGVVNLILALIISGYMVAGSKDLVQGLVKLFPQPWEERLAAQVVPISRRMGGFVQGRVVVSAILGFVITLSLSILGLSEFALALGVIAGFTNLIPFVGPILGAIPALIVAIPQGGLTFLWVLLLFVIIQNLESYVLDPLLVGSSVQVHPLYQLLAVLGGTQVLGIIGAVIVPPWVAGVAVLLENLYLRPKLLAEEGGTTYDIPVNSDNQPLSDSGKSKASASRLPEN, from the coding sequence ATGAAACGTCAAGCTATTTCTCTATCTGACCTGTTGCTAATTGTCGCCGTTGGCTTCTTAGTTGTCATCCTGTGGCAATTGCGGAGTTTGTTAGTAACATTAATGATTGCGGTGGTGTTAGCAGCAGCGATCGCGCCCATAGTCAACGCCGCCGAACGATTGCGTCTGCCCCGTTGGCTAGGTGTAATTCTGGTGTATATTAGCTTGATTGCCGGATTAATTGGCGCAGGTTTAATAATTGGCCCACCGGTTTCTGAGCAAACTGAGCGCCTAGTCAGTAGACTTCCAGCTTATTTAGAGAATTTGCAGATAGCGGCTGAAAATTTAGCCGTGCGAATGGGAATTACTCAGATAGAATCAATAGAACAATTCTTTGATATTCAAGCCTTGACTAATTGGGTGTTTCGTTCTAGTCAACAGTTGGTGATTCGTTCTTTCGGCTTGACTCGTGGCTTTCTTGGCGGTGTGGTAAATCTAATTTTAGCTTTAATCATTTCTGGCTACATGGTTGCTGGTAGCAAAGATTTAGTTCAAGGTCTGGTCAAGCTATTCCCCCAACCTTGGGAAGAACGCCTCGCCGCCCAAGTTGTACCGATTTCTCGTCGGATGGGGGGTTTCGTTCAAGGTCGAGTTGTGGTTTCAGCGATTTTAGGTTTTGTCATCACTCTGAGTTTAAGTATTTTAGGACTCTCCGAGTTTGCCTTGGCACTGGGTGTAATAGCTGGATTCACAAATTTAATTCCCTTTGTCGGGCCGATACTAGGGGCAATTCCAGCTTTAATTGTTGCTATTCCTCAAGGAGGATTAACTTTTCTGTGGGTACTGCTGTTATTTGTGATCATCCAGAATCTGGAAAGTTATGTTCTTGACCCATTACTGGTAGGTTCTTCAGTGCAAGTTCATCCTTTGTATCAACTTTTGGCAGTGCTGGGAGGAACACAAGTTTTAGGCATTATCGGCGCTGTGATTGTTCCGCCTTGGGTAGCGGGTGTAGCCGTACTTTTAGAAAATCTTTATTTGCGTCCGAAATTATTGGCTGAAGAGGGAGGCACTACTTACGATATACCAGTAAATTCAGATAATCAACCACTATCAGATTCAGGTAAATCAAAGGCTAGTGCATCCAGATTGCCAGAAAATTAA
- a CDS encoding cysteine--tRNA ligase, with protein sequence MTLTLYNTLTRRQEPFTTVEPGKVKMYYCGVTVYDYCHLGHARACIVWDVVRRYLQFIGYQVRYIQNFTDIDDKILNRARQEHSSMEAVADRFIKAYFEDMTRLGIKEADEYPRATHTMDGIQRLIHELENKGFAYPADGDVYYAVRQFSEYGKLSGRRLEDLRAGASDRVNVEDPEYQKKKDPFDFALWKAARPGEPAWQSPWGAGRPGWHIECSAMVRDRLGETIDIHAGGADLIFPHHENEIAQSEAVTEKPLARYWLHNGMVKVDGEKMSKSLGNFTTIRDLLDRGVDPMAVRLFVLMAQYRKPIDFTDEAVTGATNGWHTLKEGLVFGYQYGEKLGWGLGTGDWVLGIGNQLPTSKSLILNPVVERFCEVVNDDFNFPGGLTVLFELAKKLQREGNIFVHEGKTETPADELKKQWHTLVTLAGVLGLEAKLEVENTTSVGPSDAEIEAKIQQRQQARQAKNFALSDRIRNELLAQGITLIDSRDGTRWHRN encoded by the coding sequence ATGACCCTAACCCTCTACAATACCCTCACTCGTCGTCAGGAACCTTTTACAACAGTCGAACCAGGCAAAGTTAAGATGTATTACTGCGGCGTGACGGTGTACGACTACTGCCATTTGGGTCATGCTAGAGCTTGCATTGTTTGGGACGTAGTGCGCCGATACCTCCAGTTTATCGGCTATCAAGTGCGCTACATCCAGAATTTTACCGATATTGACGACAAGATTCTCAATCGCGCACGCCAAGAACATTCATCGATGGAAGCTGTGGCCGATCGCTTTATCAAAGCATATTTTGAGGATATGACGCGCTTAGGCATCAAAGAAGCCGATGAATATCCCCGTGCTACCCACACGATGGATGGCATTCAGCGGTTAATTCATGAATTGGAAAATAAAGGCTTTGCTTACCCAGCTGACGGCGATGTTTATTATGCAGTGCGGCAGTTTTCTGAGTATGGGAAGCTTTCAGGACGGAGGTTAGAAGATTTGCGGGCTGGTGCAAGCGATCGCGTCAATGTGGAAGATCCAGAATATCAAAAGAAAAAAGACCCCTTTGATTTTGCTTTGTGGAAAGCTGCAAGACCAGGAGAACCCGCTTGGCAATCACCTTGGGGTGCAGGTCGTCCGGGGTGGCACATAGAATGTTCGGCGATGGTGCGCGATCGCTTGGGTGAGACAATAGACATTCACGCTGGCGGTGCTGACTTAATTTTTCCCCACCACGAAAATGAAATTGCCCAATCTGAGGCGGTGACAGAAAAACCCCTAGCGCGTTACTGGCTACACAACGGCATGGTAAAGGTAGATGGTGAGAAAATGTCCAAATCTTTGGGCAACTTTACCACCATCCGCGACTTGCTAGACCGGGGAGTTGACCCAATGGCAGTGCGGTTGTTCGTGCTGATGGCTCAATACCGTAAACCCATTGATTTTACTGATGAAGCTGTCACCGGCGCTACCAACGGCTGGCACACCCTTAAAGAAGGTTTGGTCTTTGGCTACCAGTATGGGGAAAAACTAGGATGGGGACTGGGTACTGGGGACTGGGTACTGGGGATTGGGAACCAATTACCCACTTCCAAATCCCTAATCCTTAATCCCGTTGTTGAACGTTTCTGTGAAGTTGTCAATGATGACTTTAATTTTCCTGGTGGATTAACAGTGCTGTTTGAATTAGCCAAAAAACTCCAACGTGAGGGGAATATCTTCGTGCATGAAGGAAAAACCGAAACACCAGCTGATGAGTTAAAAAAACAGTGGCATACACTGGTGACTTTGGCTGGGGTGTTGGGTTTAGAAGCCAAGCTAGAAGTAGAAAATACCACGAGCGTTGGGCCAAGCGATGCCGAAATTGAGGCGAAAATTCAGCAAAGGCAACAAGCGCGTCAAGCCAAGAATTTTGCTCTAAGCGATCGCATCCGTAATGAACTCTTAGCACAAGGAATTACCCTAATTGATAGTCGTGATGGCACCCGATGGCATCGTAATTAG
- a CDS encoding GTP-binding protein, which produces MQSAVTSESQAMDAPKQGMPVTIITGFLGSGKTTLLNHILNNQQGLKTAVLVNEFGEIGIDNELIVSTGENMVELSNGCICCTINNDLVEAVYKVLERQDNLDYLVVETTGLADPLPVALTFLGTELRELTRLDSIITVVDAANYSLDLFNSQAAYSQISYGDIILLNKTDLVEKSTLNELERKIGEVREGARIIRTTRSQVPIPLILSVGLFESDKYFDATDEHDHHDHAHHDHDHHDHDHDHHDDGHDHSACGHDHHDHDHHDHEHHHSDHLENDGFTSISFQSDKPFSIRKFQYFLDNQLPTNIFRAKGIMWFDESPKRHIFHLCGKRFTLDDDEWKGQPKNQLVLIGQNLDRQTLLTQLENCICLPSTSRGKGFRK; this is translated from the coding sequence ATGCAATCAGCCGTGACTTCCGAATCTCAAGCAATGGATGCGCCCAAACAAGGAATGCCAGTCACAATTATTACTGGTTTTCTCGGTAGTGGCAAGACGACTTTACTCAATCATATTCTCAACAACCAACAAGGGTTGAAAACCGCCGTTTTAGTCAATGAATTTGGCGAAATAGGCATCGACAACGAGTTAATTGTTTCCACTGGAGAGAACATGGTGGAACTGAGTAACGGTTGTATTTGCTGTACTATTAATAATGATTTAGTAGAGGCAGTTTATAAAGTTTTAGAACGACAAGATAATCTAGATTATCTTGTCGTAGAAACAACTGGACTGGCTGACCCCTTGCCTGTTGCTCTGACATTTCTCGGTACAGAATTACGAGAATTAACTCGTCTGGATTCGATTATCACTGTGGTAGACGCGGCAAATTACAGCCTGGATTTATTCAATTCTCAGGCAGCTTATAGTCAAATTTCCTATGGTGATATTATTCTGCTCAATAAGACGGATTTGGTTGAAAAATCCACTTTAAACGAGTTAGAAAGAAAAATTGGCGAAGTCAGAGAAGGAGCGAGAATTATACGCACCACGCGATCGCAAGTGCCAATACCCTTAATTCTCAGTGTGGGTCTGTTTGAGTCTGATAAGTATTTTGATGCTACTGATGAACATGATCACCACGACCATGCCCATCACGACCATGACCACCACGATCACGACCATGACCACCACGATGACGGCCACGATCATTCAGCCTGCGGTCATGACCATCATGATCATGACCATCACGATCATGAACACCATCATTCCGACCATTTAGAAAATGATGGTTTTACCTCAATATCTTTTCAGAGCGATAAACCCTTTTCTATTAGGAAGTTTCAATATTTCTTAGATAATCAACTACCTACAAACATCTTCCGAGCAAAGGGGATTATGTGGTTTGATGAAAGTCCGAAGCGTCATATTTTCCACTTGTGTGGTAAGCGCTTTACTTTGGATGATGATGAATGGAAAGGACAACCGAAAAACCAGCTAGTGCTGATTGGTCAAAATCTAGATCGTCAGACTTTACTCACTCAGTTAGAAAACTGCATTTGTTTACCTTCCACAAGTCGCGGTAAGGGCTTTAGAAAGTGA
- a CDS encoding Rpn family recombination-promoting nuclease/putative transposase, which yields MFDNICKFLAENFSTDFATWLLGEPITLTELSPKELSLEPIRADALILLQSDEVVLHLEFQTQPDANIPFRMVDYRLRTYRRFPRKRMRQVVIYLQQTNSELVQQTTFTLEETFHRFQVVRLWEQSTNVFLQYPGLLAFAVLTNTNSPVETLRQVAQEISNISDQQTQNNVAASAFILAGLVLDQNIIQQLLRREIMRESVTYQAILAEGLAEGRAEGLAEGLAEGLAEGIRLVAVNLLKEGTSVEVVAKVTGLTVEQVQQLEITNPENTGE from the coding sequence ATGTTTGATAATATTTGTAAATTTCTTGCTGAAAATTTTTCCACCGACTTTGCGACTTGGCTTTTGGGAGAACCAATTACTTTGACAGAGTTAAGTCCAAAAGAACTTTCTCTTGAACCAATTCGCGCTGATGCCCTCATCCTACTGCAATCGGATGAAGTTGTTCTGCACCTGGAATTCCAAACCCAGCCTGATGCCAATATTCCCTTTCGTATGGTAGATTATCGCCTACGTACATATCGCCGCTTTCCCCGCAAGCGGATGCGTCAAGTAGTGATTTATCTACAACAAACTAATTCTGAATTAGTACAACAAACAACATTTACCCTAGAAGAAACCTTCCATCGGTTCCAAGTAGTTCGCCTATGGGAGCAATCTACAAACGTATTCTTGCAATATCCAGGATTATTGGCATTTGCAGTATTAACTAATACAAACTCTCCGGTGGAGACATTAAGGCAAGTAGCTCAAGAGATTTCTAATATTAGCGACCAACAAACACAAAATAACGTTGCTGCATCAGCCTTTATTCTTGCTGGGCTAGTATTAGATCAAAATATCATTCAACAGTTACTACGGAGAGAAATTATGCGCGAGTCAGTAACTTATCAAGCTATTCTTGCTGAAGGCTTAGCTGAAGGTCGAGCTGAAGGCTTAGCTGAAGGCTTAGCTGAAGGCTTAGCTGAAGGAATTCGCCTTGTTGCTGTCAATTTGCTTAAAGAAGGAACTAGCGTAGAGGTAGTAGCAAAAGTGACTGGGTTAACAGTGGAACAAGTGCAACAGTTGGAGATTACAAACCCTGAAAATACAGGGGAGTGA
- a CDS encoding helix-turn-helix transcriptional regulator, with amino-acid sequence MDMRQLRERLHLRTVDVASIVGVGESSVRNWEKGRTMPKLKINQTAALCRLYKCSIEELEQAVSKSMVKANQNEDSTLT; translated from the coding sequence ATGGATATGAGGCAGTTAAGAGAAAGATTACATTTAAGAACCGTTGATGTTGCAAGTATTGTGGGTGTGGGTGAATCTTCTGTACGTAATTGGGAAAAAGGGCGTACAATGCCTAAACTCAAGATTAATCAAACAGCGGCATTGTGTAGACTATACAAGTGTTCCATAGAAGAATTAGAGCAAGCAGTCAGCAAATCTATGGTCAAAGCAAACCAAAATGAAGACAGTACCCTGACCTAG
- a CDS encoding D-tyrosyl-tRNA(Tyr) deacylase: MRVIIQRVKSSQVTVEGEIIGKIARGLNLLVGISDTDTEVELDWMARKCLELRLFPDEQGKDRWEKSVQEIAGELLVISQFTLYGDCRKGRRPSFDRSATPQLAQDLYNSFVAKLRISGLHVETGQFGAMMQVAIENDGPVTLLLEREAAN; the protein is encoded by the coding sequence ATGCGTGTTATCATCCAGCGAGTTAAATCATCACAAGTCACTGTAGAGGGTGAAATTATTGGCAAAATTGCACGGGGACTCAACTTACTTGTAGGTATTTCCGATACCGATACAGAGGTTGAACTTGACTGGATGGCGCGTAAGTGTTTGGAATTGCGGCTGTTTCCCGATGAACAAGGGAAAGACAGGTGGGAAAAATCCGTCCAAGAAATTGCTGGTGAGTTGTTGGTAATTAGTCAGTTCACCCTTTACGGCGACTGTCGCAAAGGGCGCCGTCCTTCCTTTGACCGCTCAGCTACCCCCCAATTAGCCCAAGATTTGTATAACAGCTTTGTTGCCAAGCTACGAATTAGCGGTTTGCATGTAGAAACAGGTCAATTTGGTGCGATGATGCAAGTCGCAATTGAGAACGATGGCCCAGTAACTTTGTTACTCGAACGGGAAGCAGCAAATTGA
- a CDS encoding DUF3466 family protein, with the protein MSSIYQKLGVAAASTALSLIAPQWADAASLYSLTDLGSLTGETFSYASGINNSGQVIINGGLDSTRAFIYSNGQLNEISPLPGDDSIAVTDINNFGQVVGNSGNSTSYSGNHALIYSGGTTQSLGGIEGIPYAINDSGQVVGGTTGGGIFPELAFPYGAAFLYSGGTTTIINNDLEANYVAYGINNLTQVVGIFSPSRAFLYDNGTFTSITRDYSGPAQDINDLGQVVGYSLNDGNVETAFLYSSNTGLISLGTVSPTDTFSYGLGINNLGQVVGSSGIYSNLYSTTGNGIRAFLYSDGVIQDLNSLIVSNPGFILTQARDINDVGQIVGAGTINGELHAVLLTPYQKIPESSLSVGILTFVAIGAGSQVKRKA; encoded by the coding sequence ATGTCAAGCATCTACCAAAAGCTTGGAGTAGCCGCTGCATCTACCGCCTTGAGCCTTATTGCACCCCAATGGGCGGATGCCGCATCATTATATTCTCTTACTGATCTAGGTTCGCTCACAGGCGAAACTTTCAGCTACGCTAGTGGTATTAACAATTCGGGCCAGGTAATCATCAATGGTGGCTTAGATAGCACTCGCGCATTTATCTACAGTAATGGTCAGCTAAATGAGATCAGTCCACTCCCTGGTGACGATTCTATCGCTGTTACTGACATCAACAACTTTGGTCAAGTAGTTGGTAATTCGGGCAACTCCACATCATATAGTGGCAATCACGCTTTGATTTACAGCGGCGGAACAACCCAAAGTCTTGGCGGTATTGAAGGCATTCCTTATGCTATCAACGACTCTGGCCAGGTAGTTGGGGGTACAACTGGTGGTGGAATCTTCCCAGAACTTGCCTTTCCATACGGAGCTGCTTTTTTGTACAGTGGCGGCACGACGACTATTATTAACAATGATTTAGAGGCAAATTATGTTGCCTACGGGATCAACAACCTGACTCAGGTGGTTGGTATTTTCAGTCCCAGCCGAGCCTTTTTGTATGACAATGGCACATTCACTAGCATTACTCGTGACTATTCCGGTCCAGCCCAAGACATCAACGACTTGGGTCAAGTGGTAGGATATTCATTAAATGATGGCAATGTAGAAACTGCTTTCTTGTACAGCAGCAATACAGGTCTGATTAGCCTCGGCACAGTATCTCCTACAGATACTTTCAGCTATGGTCTTGGTATCAACAACCTTGGTCAGGTAGTTGGCTCTTCCGGTATTTACTCTAATTTGTATAGTACCACTGGTAATGGTATTCGCGCTTTCCTTTACAGCGATGGGGTCATCCAAGACCTGAATAGCTTGATTGTTTCCAACCCTGGCTTCATTTTAACTCAGGCAAGAGATATCAACGATGTTGGGCAAATTGTCGGTGCTGGTACTATTAATGGCGAACTTCACGCTGTTCTTTTGACACCATACCAAAAAATCCCTGAATCTAGCTTGTCGGTGGGAATCCTAACCTTTGTTGCGATTGGTGCAGGTTCGCAGGTGAAGCGAAAAGCCTAG
- the psb28 gene encoding photosystem II reaction center protein Psb28 has translation MAKIQFSRGLDEEVIPDVRLTRSRDGGQGTAKFIFENPKILDQGTTEDITGMYLIDEEGEIVTREVKAKFVNGRPEGLEAVYIMKSVEEWDRFIRFMERYGEENGLEFTKTAK, from the coding sequence ATGGCGAAAATCCAGTTTTCTAGAGGTCTTGACGAAGAAGTTATACCAGACGTGCGCTTGACGCGATCGCGCGATGGCGGCCAGGGGACAGCGAAGTTTATTTTTGAAAATCCTAAAATTTTAGACCAAGGCACCACCGAAGACATCACAGGAATGTACCTGATTGATGAAGAAGGGGAAATAGTTACCCGCGAAGTTAAAGCCAAATTTGTCAACGGTAGACCGGAAGGATTAGAAGCAGTTTACATAATGAAATCTGTAGAGGAATGGGATCGGTTTATACGCTTCATGGAACGATATGGCGAAGAAAACGGTCTAGAATTCACCAAAACTGCTAAGTAA
- a CDS encoding MogA/MoaB family molybdenum cofactor biosynthesis protein — MTQQPHPDSAVITVICAVVTVSDTRSPETDKSGQIIQHLLVGANYAVGAYRIIKDEPAQIQQQIELLGQNPNLDVVIFNGGTGIAPRDTTYDAIEKLLEKTLPGFGELFRFLSYQEIGSRAIASRAVAGIYQNKLIFSLPGSSNAVQLGMEKLILPELTHLVSQMRQST, encoded by the coding sequence ATGACACAACAACCTCACCCAGACTCGGCTGTAATAACAGTAATTTGTGCTGTTGTTACTGTCAGCGATACACGCTCCCCCGAAACAGATAAGAGTGGTCAAATCATCCAGCACTTGCTTGTTGGTGCTAATTATGCTGTAGGAGCCTACAGGATTATCAAAGATGAACCAGCCCAGATTCAACAACAAATAGAATTGCTGGGGCAAAATCCCAATTTGGATGTGGTGATTTTCAATGGTGGCACCGGCATTGCACCCAGAGATACTACTTATGATGCCATTGAGAAATTGCTGGAAAAGACCTTGCCAGGATTTGGAGAATTGTTTCGATTTTTAAGTTATCAAGAAATTGGTTCACGAGCGATCGCTTCTCGCGCTGTGGCTGGTATTTATCAAAATAAATTAATCTTCTCCCTTCCCGGTTCCAGCAATGCGGTGCAACTAGGAATGGAAAAACTCATTTTGCCAGAACTTACTCACTTGGTAAGTCAAATGCGGCAAAGCACGTAA